A single region of the Pyricularia oryzae 70-15 chromosome 4, whole genome shotgun sequence genome encodes:
- a CDS encoding monooxygenase produces the protein MEIRPKTGIKVIIVGAGFGGLTAAIECKRHGHDVEMYESFGELKSLGDIISFGQNAGRIFHRWTLPSEPSQPGRIAQRMRELSINLQNYGFRIHKWDTGEVVLHQTSPPLVPDAPVFNGHRGELHQVVFDYARDELGIPIHLGHNVEQYFEQDDKAGIVLKSGEKVYGDVVVGADGVRSKARELVLGYVDKPKSSGYAVWRAWFPTTELLKDPLTREFCENGDTFNGWIGPDVHFLTSTIKNGANCSWVLTHKDDHDIDESWSFPGNLDEVKALLGDWDPVCTAIVDKTPSVVDWKLVYRDPLPRWVSDAGRIVLLGDSAHPFLPTSAQGATQAMEDGVTLAVCLRRAGKGDIPAALWTHQDIRYERVKAVQKTGETTRDMWHKTDWEKVKRDPKSIAFPREDWVHKHDAEKHAEDVFGEVFAKRKETGSG, from the exons ATGGAAATCAGGCCCAAGACCGGCATCAAAGTGATCATCGTAGGCGCCGGCTTCGGCGGCCTGACGGCGGCGATCGAATGCAAGCGGCACGGCCACGATGTTGAGATGTACGAGAGCTTCGGCGAGCTCAAATCGCTGGGCGACATCATCTCCTTTGGCCAAAACGCCGGTCGCATATTCCACCGCTGGACGCTGCCCTCGGAGCCGTCGCAGCCCGGTCGCATCGCGCAGCGGATGCGCGAGCTCAGCATCAACCTGCAAAACTACGGCTTCCGCATCCACAAGTGGGACACGGGCGAGGTGGTGCTGCACCAGACGTCGCCGCCCCTCGTGCCCGACGCGCCCGTATTCAATGGGCACCGGGGCGAACTGCACCAGGTGGTGTTTGACTATGCGAGGGATGAGCTGGGCATCCCTATCCACCTCGGGCATAATGTAGAACAGTATTTTGAGCAAGACGACAAGGCTGGGATCGTGCTCAAGAGTGGGGAGAAG GTATATGGCGACGTTGTCGTAGGTGCGGATGGCGTTAGGTCCAAGGCCAGAGAGCTCGTTCTAGGTTACGTTGATAAGCCAAAGAGCAGTGGCTATGCCGTGTGGCGTGCATG GTTCCCAACCACTGAGCTTCTCAAAGACCCCCTAACGCGCGAGTTTTGCGAAAACGGCGACACATTCAACGGCTGGATCGGGCCCGACGTGCACTTCCTGACGTCGACCATCAAGAACGGCGCCAACTGCTCCTGGGTGCTCACCCACAAGGACGACCATGACATTGACGAGTCGTGGTCGTTCCCCGGCAACCTGGACGAGGTCAAGGCGCTCCTGGGCGACTGGGACCCCGTATGCACGGCCATCGTGGACAAGACGCCGAGCGTGGTGGACTGGAAGCTCGTGTACCGTGACCCGCTGCCGCGCTGGGTGAGCGACGCGGGTCGCATCGTGCTGCTGGGCGACTCGGCGCACCCATTCCTGCCCACGAGCGCGCAGGGTGCCACGCAGGCCATGGAGGACGGCGTCACGCTGGCCGTGTGCCTGCGGAGGGCGGGCAAGGGCGACATCCCCGCGGCGTTGTGGACGCACCAGGACATTCGGTACGAGCGCGTCAAGGCGGTGCAGAAGACGGGCGAGACGACCAGGGACATGTGGCACAAGACGGACTGGGAAAAGGTCAAGCGGGACCCCAAGAGCATCGCGTTTCCGCGGGAGGACTGGGTGCACAAGCATGACGCGGAGAAGCATGCTGAAGATGTCTTTGGTGAGGTTTTTGCCAAGAGGAAAGAGACGGGGAGTGGATAA
- a CDS encoding carotenoid oxygenase — MALDYHLQFHLAFVSSTKDCCQLLAYFPEPATMAHIFSLFPNAKPGYVDGRQTEAGATKFPNTPFFSGPLKPNRIEADIFELETSGEIPGTIDGVFFRVQPDSQFPPVFEDDVHFSGDGRVSAFRFKDGHVDWKQRYVRTDRFRAERAARRALFGRYRNPFTDNEMVKGIIRTVSNTNVIFWRGVLLAMKEDGPPFAMDPVTLETIGRYDFEGQVDSPTFTAHPKFDPVTGEMVAFAYAASEDGQHASRDVVVWTFDAQTGEKKREHRYKAPFCGMIHDAALTENYLILPLTPLKASLERLEKGGNHWTWDPEEDQFYGIVSRKGDKDVVWLRADNAFHGHVAGAYENEEGHIVCDLTIADGNVFYWWPPENSSLGPNPRQKLNADTHRWTFDPNGGSGTRVAPAELYGTNGEFSRIDERFVTKKYRHFWQLQIDSSRPYDMAKCGPPAGGLFNVLGHYDWDAPRNQDGTRFKDEYWAGPTCTFQEPVFMPKSADAAEGDGYVMALVNHLDVLRNDILIFDALDLAKGPIGACHLPLHIGIGLHGNFVDEADMACWRSARQAKGDIASARPASEPLPWQRELIAKSVAQESSR; from the exons ATGGCCTTGGATTATCACCTGCAATTCCACCTTGCGTTTGTTTCCAGCACGAAAGATTGCTGCCAGTTGCTGGCCTATTTTCCAGAACCGGCAACCATGGCACACATCTTCTCCCttttcccaaacgccaagcccgGCTATGTCGACGGCCGACAGACAGAGGCCGGCGCCACCAAATTCCCCAATACCCCTTTCTTCTCTGGGCCACTCAAACCAAACCGAATCGAAGCCGACATCTTTGAGCTCGAGACAAGCGGCGAGATCCCTGGCACCATCGACGGCGTCTTCTTCCGCGTCCAGCCGGACTCTCAGTTTCCTCCGGTATTTGAGGACGATGTCCACTTTAGTGGCGACGGGAGAGTCAGCGCCTTTCGTTTCAAAGATGGCCACGTCGACTGGAAGCAGCGCTACGTGCGGACCGACCGGTTCCGGGCGGAGAGGGCTGCCCGCAGGGCTTTGTTCGGCAGGTACCGCAACCCCTTTACCGACAACGAGATGGTCAAGGGGATCATACGTACTGTTTCCAACACCAATGTCATATTCTGGCGTGGGGTCCTGCTGGCTATGAAGGAGGACGGACCACCGTTCGCCATGGACCCGGTCACGTTGGAGACCATTGGACGATATGATTTTGAGGGACAGGTGGACTCGCCGACATTTACCGCTCATCCCAAGTTTGACCCTGTTACGGGGGAGATGGTTGCCTTTGCGTATGCCGCAAGCGAAGACGGTCAACACGCTAGCCGTGACGTTGTGGTTTGGACATTTGATGCTCAGACTGGGGAGAAGAAGCGAGAGCATAGATATAAAGCTCCTTTTTGCGGCATGATTCACGACGCTGCACTCACCGAGAATTATCTCATTTTGCCGCTCACACCACTCAAGGCCAGCTTGGAGAGGCTTGAGAAAGGCGGCAATCATTGGACGTGGGACCCTGAGGAGGACCAGTTCTATGGCATAGTTTCCAGGAAAGGAGACAAGGATGTCGTATGGCTCAGGGCTGACAACG CCTTCCACGGTCACGTTGCAGGGGCATATGAAAACGAAGAGGGTCATATAGTATGCGATTTGACTATAGCCGACGGCAATGTATTCTACTGGTGGCCTCCTGAAAACTCTTCGTTGGGACCAAACCCTCGCCAAAAGCTCAACGCAGACACGCACCGCTGGACTTTTGATCCCAATGGCGGATCTGGCACACGCGTGGCGCCTGCGGAGCTTTATGGCACAAATGGAGAGTTCTCCCGGATCGACGAAAGGTTCGTGACAAAGAAGTACCGTCATTTCTGGCAGCTTCAAATAGATTCTTCGCGGCCTTATGATATGGCCAAATGTGGGCCGCCCGCCGGGGGTCTTTTCAAT GTCCTTGGACATTACGATTGGGACGCTCCCCGTAATCAAGACGGCACTCGCTTCAAGGATGAGTACTGGGCCGGTCCGACATGTACATTTCAAGAACCAGTCTTCATGCCCAAGTCAGCCGACGCAGCCGAGGGCGATGGCTACGTCATGGCGCTGGTCAATCACCTAGACGTCCTGCGCAACGACATTCTCATATTCGACGCGCTCGACCTCGCAAAAGGGCCGATTGGTGCCTGTCACCTCCCGCTGCACATCGGGATCGGCCTCCACGGGAACTTTGTCGACGAGGCTGATATGGCGTGCTGGAGGTCGGCCCGGCAAGCCAAAGGTGACATTGCCTCTGCGCGCCCTGCGAGTGAACCCCTGCCTTGGCAGCGGGAATTGATTGCCAAAAGTGTTGCACAAGAGTCATCTAGATAG
- a CDS encoding tartrate dehydrogenase/decarboxylase ttuC, which translates to MKSYSIASIPADGIGPEVIDASIAVLNTLADTLGSFNIEFTHFDWSSDTYKKTGKYIPDGGLDKLKKHDAILFGAVGSPEVPDHVSLWGLRLAICQPFQQYANVRPTKIFRGTRSPLRDCATSDLDWVIVRENSEGEYAGQGGRSHRGLPWETATEVAIFTRHGVERIMRFAFELARNRPRKLLTVVTKSNAQRNGMVLWDEVAAEVARDFPDVTWDKMLVDAMTCRMVLKPESCDTIVASNLHADILSDLAAALAGSIGIAPTSNLDPSRQNPSMFEPIHGSAFDITGKGVANPVATFWTSAEMLAWLGEKDASMKLLEAVERVCEKGVVTADLGGTATTKQVTDAVIDEIKALYGKSS; encoded by the exons ATGAAATCCTACAGCATTGCGTCCATACCGGCGGACGGCATCGGCCCGGAGGTTATTGATGCCTCCATTGCCGTCCTTAATACTCTGGCCGACACCCTAGGCTCGTTCAATATCGAATTCACCCACTTCGACTGGTCTTCAGACACGTACAAGAAGACGGGCAAGTACATTCCAGATGGCGGCCTCGACAAGCTCAAAAagcacgacgccatcctcttCGGGGCTGTTGGTAGCCCCGAAGTCCCAGACCATGTTTCCCTATGGGGTCTCCGCCTCGCCATCTGCCAACCGTTCCAGCAGTATGCCAACGTCCGCCCGACCAAGATCTTCCGCGGCACGCGGTCCCCCCTCCGGGACTGCGCCACCTCGGACCTGGACTGGGTCATCGTCCGCGAGAATAGCGAGGGCGAATATGCTGGACAGGGAGGGAGGTCCCATCGCGGCTTGCCATGGGAGACTGCGACCGAAGTGGCCATCTTCACCCGCCACGGCGTCGAGCGTATCATGCGCTTTGCGTTTGAGCTGGCGAGGAACCGGCCGCGGAAGTTGTTGACGGTGGTCACCAAGAGCAACGCGCAAAGGAACGGGATGGTATTGTGGGACGAGGTCGCCGCCGAGGTCGCCCGAGACTTTCCGGACGTGACGTGGGACAAGATGTTGGTTGATGCCATGACGTGCCGGATGGTGTTGAAGCCTGAAAGCTGCGATACCATTGTCGCATCGAACCTG CACGCCGATATCCTCTCTGATCTGGCAGCAGCCTTGGCTGGTTCCATTGGAATTGCACCAACATCCAATCTGGATCCCTCTCGTCAAAACCCAAGCATGTTCGAACCCATCCATGGCAGTGCGTTTGATATTACAGGGAAAGGGGTTGCCAACCCCGTAGCCACGTTCTGGACTAGCGCCGAGATGCTCGCGTGGCTGGGAGAAAAGGACGCAAGCATGAAGCTCCTGGAAGCTGTGGAACGCGTGTGCGAAAAGGGTGTTGTCACTGCGGATTTGGGTGGGACGGCTACAACAAAGCAGGTCACAGATGCCGTCATTGATGAGATCAAGGCTCTGTATGGTAAGTCCAGTTAA
- a CDS encoding aldehyde dehydrogenase X, with the protein MTANVATKLPEIKHTKMLINGKVIIQGQLRSIELLYSKTFEVVNPNTKQKVADLPGATEDDATAAVAAAKAAFPEWSNLGPEVRGSYRTYIGHLHPQPPGNSSLNTPGFVGMTMRQPYGVETIIIPLPGALIAGNTVVLKSSEKAPLGVARVAELIHQAGFPPGVLNVISGHGTPSGSVLAHHMEVRIISYTGSTATGKLIQQAAAKSNLKMVNLEQGKKTGKLALGGGHIEGTDGFFVQPTVFLDQPEDARVIKEEIVGPVANDTEFGLYAPVFTREISKAMRVAKALESGSVGVNCSSTSNDLDLHFGGFKHPGQGRRGIPYIIDHFLEQKAVFIKVDEV; encoded by the exons ATGACTGCAAATGTCGCTACCAAGCTACCCGAGATCAAGCACACGAAGATGCTGATTAATGGCAAGGTGATTATACAGGGCCAACTTAGATCTATCGAGCTATTAT ACAGCAAGACCTTTGAGGTGGTGAACCCAAACACCAAGCAAAAGGTTGCCGATC TCCCTGGAGCAACTGAGGatgatgccaccgctgccgttgccgccgccaaggccgcattCCCCGAGTGGTCCAATCTCGGCCCGGAAGTTCGTGGCAGCTAT AGAACTTACATCGGCCATCTTCACCCTCAACCGCCGGGAAACTCCTCTTTAAACACCCCTGGTTTCGTCGGAATGACTATGCGCCAGCCGTACGGTGTTGAGACTATAATCATTCCCT TGCCCGGCGCCCTGATAGCCGGCAACACAGTCGTGCTCAAGTCGAGCGAGAAGGCGCCTCTGGGCGTAGCGCGCGTCGCCGAGCTGATCCACCAGGCCGGCTTCCCTCCGGGCGTACTCAACGTCATCTCGGGCCACGGCACCCCCTCGGGCTCCGTGCTGGCCCACCACATGGAAGTGCGCATCATCTCCTACACGGGCTCCACCGCTACCGGCAAGTTGATCCAgcaggccgccgccaagTCCAACCTCAAGATGGTCAACCTCGAGCAGGGCAAGAAGACGGGCAAGCTGGCGCTGGGCGGCGGCCACATCGAGGGCACCGACGGCTTCTTCGTCCAGCCCACCGTCTTCCTCGACCAGCCCGAGGACGCGCGCGTCATTAAGGAGGAGATCGTTGGGCCCGTC GCCAACGATACCGAGTTTGGCCTCTACGCCCCCGTCTTCACGCGCGAAATCTCCAAGGCCATGCGCGTCGCCAAGGCGCTCGAGAGCGGATCCGTAGGAGTAAACTGTAGCTCGACCTCGAACGATTTGGACTTGCACTTTGGTGGCTTCAAGCATCCTGGACAAGGTCGCAGGGGGATTCCGTACATAATAGATCATTTCTTGGAGCAAAAGGCTGTCTTTATCAAGGTGGACGAGGTTTGA
- a CDS encoding HET domain-containing protein, giving the protein MRLLSATNLTLEQFDDDNSIPPYAILSHTWGNDEITAQDVLSGEPSRFNDRASFSKIQGCCRQAVRDGLGYVWVDTCCIDKTSSAELSEAINSMFRWYRKAAFCYAYLADVTSPLVDKDNAASVAERSGHGGKVRIASAYQIYQSCRWFTRGWTLQELIAPGEVIFFDVKWRRIGSKSEDLSDIEKITGIGRRFLQDVEELQRASVAQRMSWASKRRTTRREDRAYCLLGIFGINMPLLYGEGDRAFIRLQEEIMKDSDDQSLFAWGLGISLDDRDQGNGGGLFATSPEAFQRGSSISFWGQLSATKPTHHFMTNKGLRIELPILAEGPDNETAYAILDCISDNKFVAIPISRAYHNDVFQRTRGCAPRTVSRKTRKRAVDKLLYLQKGLPGSSLTMYFSTITVCTQSLHRNDYRLIDVYPPHAALKIEPDSIQCGDSHRVLLLFGHKSRPRCRAALLITAKYTQEQNHLSRPQLRQVSSQIALGPRLGRVVDLVLDNGLWHLERSIQFDRQVDICGDIFQTHTHKMEGSASWAVDVDVDRQASLTPADSPWHDQDSESDGFEHISMAAIASMFNNTNRDFRQREAWVRRQERERERRGRTTTGLTEAEVFIGYDRLLSSSAGNPEKPLHYGAFPLAVRWLARSLDPMSYNEDGNI; this is encoded by the exons ATGCGGCTACTAAGCGCTACAAATCTCACCCTGGAGCAGTTCGACGATGACAACAGCATTCCGCCGTATGCCATCTTGTCCCACACTTGGGGCAATGACGAGATAACCGCCCAAGATGTCCTCTCCGGTGAGCCCAGTCGCTTCAATGACCGTGCAAGCTTCTCTAAAATTCAGGGTTGCTGCCGCCAAGCTGTCCGCGATGGCTTGGGCTACGTCTGGGTTGATACATGCTGCATTGATAAGACGAGCAGCGCCGAGCTTTCCGAGGCCATCAACAGCATGTTTCGCTGGTATCGTAAAGCGGCCTTCTGCTATGCGTATCTTGCAGACGTAACCTCACCTCTGGTCGACAAGGATAACGCCGCGTCTGTAGCGGAGAGATCTGGCCACGGTGGCAAAGTCCGCATCGCGTCCGCTTACCAAATCTACCAGTCTTGTCGTTGGTTCACCAGAGGCTGGACCCTGCAAGAGCTCATTGCTCCAGGTGAGGTCATCTTCTTCGACGTCAAGTGGCGCCGCATCGGCAGCAAATCCGAGGATCTTTCCGATATCGAGAAGATCACCGGTATAGGTCGTCGTTTTCTCCAAGATGTAGAAGAGCTGCAACGGGCTAGCGTGGCCCAACGGATGAGCTGGGCCTCTAAGCGCCGTACAACCCGCCGAGAGGATCGCGCATACTGTCTGCTCGGCATTTTTGGTATCAACATGCCGCTTCTCTACGGTGAAGGTGACCGAGCCTTTATCCGCCTGCAAGAGGAGATAATGAAGGACTCGGATGATCAGTCGTTGTTTGCGTGGGGACTGGGTATCTCACTCGATGACCGTGATCAGGGTAACGGTGGTGGGTTGTTCGCTACCTCGCCCGAAGCCTTCCAACGAGGCTCGTCCATATCATTTTGGGGCCAGCTGTCTGCAACCAAACCTACACATCATTTCATGACGAATAAGGGCCTTAGAATCGAACTGCCTATTCTTGCTGAGGGGCCTGACAACGAGACTGCATACGCCATACTTGACTGTATCAGTGACAACAAGTTTGTCGCCATTCCAATATCGCGCGCCTACCACAATGACGTCTTCCAAAGAACTAGGGGTTGCGCACCAAGGACAGTGTCGCGCAAGACGCGGAAACGCGCAGTGGACAAGCTGCTTTACCTGCAAAAGGGTCTTCCGGGCAGCTCGCTCACCATGTATTTCAGCACCATTACAGTGTGTACGCAGTCGCTACACAGAAACGATTACAGGCTCATTGACGTCTatccgccgcacgcggctctCAAGATTGAGCCCGACTCGATACAGTGTGGAGATTCCCACCGTGTGCTTCTCCTCTTTGGCCATAAAAGTCGACCACGTTGTAGGGCTGCTCTGCTCATTACTGCCAAATACACTCAGGAACAGAACCATCTCTCCCGCCCTCAGTTACGACAAGTCAGTAGTCAAATTGCTCTGGGGCCTCGGCTTGGGCGCGTTGTTGATTTGGTACTCGATAACGGGCTGTGGCATCTGGAGCGCAGCATCCAGTTCGACCGTCAGGTTGACATCTGTGGAGACATTTTCCAGACTCACACTCACAAAATGGAAGGCTCCGCCAGCTGGGCTGTGGATGTCGATGTAGATCGACAGGCCTCTCTGACACCCGCCGATTCTCCATGGCACGATCAGGACTCGGAAAGCGACGGCTTTGAGCACATCTCTATGGCAGCCATCGCATCGATGTTCAACAACACGAACAGGGATTTCCGACAGCGAGAGGCATGGGTCCGGCGTCAGGAACGGGAAAGAGAGCGACGCGGTCGGACAACCACTGGGCTA ACCGAAGCGGAAGTTTTTATTGGATACGATAGACTGCTTTCGAGCAGTGCTGGAAACCCAGAGAAGCCCTTGCATTACGGTGCTTTTCCCTTGGCGGTTCGCTGGCTGGCTCGCTCGCTCGACCCTATGTCGTACAATGAGGACGGTAACATCTGA
- a CDS encoding para-nitrobenzyl esterase yields MKFSTTLTAHALLAACGSLALPAEGGYNTVKLDGYGSFSGKVVNTTLKGGALPAAVDAWLGIDYSTQPTGEGRFEPVTWPEPFDGVKAATEFGKTCIQEEASVPIELQDEACLNFNVYRTKGVPLDQKLPVLVWIHGGAFYAGSYQSFDAASFAAYSKAPIVVVQLHYRVNSLGFLPSALFEREGLLNLGMRDQDHFLKFVQKHIASFGGDKDAVTIGGRSAGGHSVGIHYFHNYGEGAKEPPLFAGAIHQSGSVTARAFPNATYPLYQRQYKEYVDYLGCSPDDLSCLKAADINKIREISTKLYHDYDPALTWPFQPVEGGPLLEKFGSQSGYDQTFHKVRTITSSTTDEAKYYIPGTFETDKEFVDYLANISPALNSTDLALLAKLYPDPATNPNSPFANSPNSTQYNRLSAAWSDYAYICPSQETGYRASLASVPTWKLRFDTNASWPAWRGIPHTSDTRYTWADPTTQHPDVSQIYHAYLASFVTAGDPNTHRWEGSPEWPAYKPAGYGLDSEPASQLVVRPNQGTKVEKDDIRREQCLFWRDPERAPRLNK; encoded by the coding sequence ATGAAGTTCTCCACCACTCTCACGGCGCACGCCCTCCTCGCCGCGTGTGGCTCCCTCGCCCTCCCAGCCGAGGGTGGCTACAACACAGTCAAGCTCGACGGCTACGGCAGCTTCTCAGGCAAGGTCGTCAACACCACCCTCAAGGGCGGCGCCCTCCCCGCCGCCGTTGACGCCTGGCTCGGCATCGACTATTCCACCCAGCCCACCGGCGAGGGCCGATTCGAGCCCGTGACCTGGCCCGAGCCCTTTGACGGCGTCAAGGCCGCCACCGAGTTCGGCAAGACCTGCATCCAGGAGGAAGCCTCGGTGCCCATCGAGCTCCAGGACGAGGCCTGCCTCAACTTCAACGTCTACCGCACCAAGGGCGTGCCGCTGGACCAGAAGctgcccgtcctcgtctgGATTCACGGCGGTGCCTTTTACGCCGGTAGCTACCAGAGCTTCGATGCCGCTTCCTTTGCCGCCTATTCCAAGGCCCCCATAGTGGTCGTCCAGCTCCACTACCGCGTCAACTcgctcggcttcctgcccAGCGCCCTGTTCGAGCGTGAGGGCCTGCTAAACCTCGGCATGCGCGACCAGGACCACTTCCTCAAGTTTGTGCAGAAGCACATCGCCTCGTTCGGCGGCGACAAGGATGCCGTTACCATCGGTGGCCGCTCCGCCGGTGGCCACTCGGTGGGCATCCACTACTTTCACAACTACGGCGAGGGCGCCAAGGAACCCCCGCTGTTCGCCGGCGCTATCCACCAGTCCGGCTCCGTGACTGCCCGCGCCTTCCCCAACGCCACCTACCCGCTCTACCAGAGGCAGTACAAGGAGTATGTCGACTACCTGGGCTGCTCGCCCGACGACCTCTCCTGCCTCAAGGCGGCCGACATCAACAAGATCCGCGAGATCAGCACCAAGCTCTACCACGACTACGACCCGGCCCTGACCTGGCCCTTCCAGCCCGTCGAGGGCGGCCCGCTGCTCGAGAAGTTTGGCTCTCAGTCCGGCTACGACCAGACCTTCCACAAGGTCCGCACAATCACGTCCTCGACTACCGACGAGGCCAAGTACTACATCCCAGGCACCTTTGAAACCGACAAAGAATTCGTTGACTACCTGGCCAACATCTCCCCGGCGCTCAACTCGACCGACCTGGCCCTGCTGGCCAAGCTCTACCCTGACCCTGCCACCAACCCCAACTCTCCCTTTGCCAACTCCCCCAACAGCACGCAGTACAACCGCCTGTCGGCCGCGTGGAGCGACTACGCCTACATCTGCCCTTCCCAAGAGACGGGCTACCGGGCTTCGCTGGCGTCGGTGCCGACGTGGAAGCTGCGGTTCGACACCAACGCCTCGTGGCCGGCGTGGCGCGGCATCCCCCACACCTCGGACACGCGCTACACGTGGGCCGACCCCACGACGCAGCACCCAGACGTCTCGCAGATTTACCATGCCTACCTGGCCAGCTTCGTCACTGCCGGCGACCCAAACACGCACAGGTGGGAGGGCAGCCCCGAGTGGCCCGCCTACAAGCCGGCCGGCTACGGGCTCGACTCGGAGCCCGCGTCGCAGCTCGTCGTCAGGCCCAACCAGGGCACAAAGGTCGAGAAGGACGACATCAGGAGGGAGCAGTGTCTGTTCTGGCGCGATCCTGAAAGAGCTCCCAGGCTAAACAAGTAA
- a CDS encoding alkaline proteinase, whose product MMCSSSSPTFISVYVVDTGIRISHQEFEGRARFGFSGVTGGTAFEEDGDGHGTHVAGTVAGKTYGVAKKAQVVAVKVFGSDGTGQASWLLAGITWAVNDILARNAVSSSVINLSLSTNGPSTSLEGAVRAAWNQGIVSVSAAGNSDSPAANLSPARIAETITVGMTRADRRRSQIIPNIYGSNWGPELDVFAPGEEILSAGWRSDTDTRTTTGTSMATPLVAGLISYLRALEGGLASPSSVKARLVALGHKGVVTDPKGSPNVLVYNGSGR is encoded by the exons ATGATGTGCTCTTCGTCGAGCCCGACTTTTATATCAGTGTACGTCGTCGACACGGGAATCCGCATCTCGCATCAGGAGTTCGAGGGCCGCGCCCGATTTGGCTTCAGCGGCGTCACAGGCGGCACCGCATTTGAAGAGGACGGGGACGGACATGGCACTCATGTGGCTGGTACCGTAGCGGGCAAGACATATGGTGTTGCCAAGAAAGCACAAGTTGTTGCTGTCAAGGTGTTTGGATCGGATGGCACT GGCCAAGCTTCATGGCTTTTGGCCGGCATTACATGGGCAGTCAATGACATTCTCGCCCGCAATGCTGTCTCGTCATCGGTTATAAACCTTTCTTTGT CGACTAATGGGCCCTCCACTAGCCTCGAAGGGGCAGTTCGTGCTGCCTGGAATCAGGGCATTGTCAGTGTATCGGCGGCCGGAAATTCCGACTCGCCTGCAGCAAACCTCAGCCCAGCGCGCATTGCCGAGACGATTACGGTCGGTATGACGCGCGCCGACCGCCGGCGTTCCCAGATCATCCCTAACATCTATGGAAGCAACTGGGGCCCCGAGTTGGACGTTTTTGCGCCCGGAGAAGAGATTCTCAGTGCTGGCTGGAGGTCTGACACTGACACGCGTACCACCACCGGTACCAGCATGGCCACGCCTCTTGTCGCAGGCTTGATCAGCTACCTGAGGGCACTCGAGGGCGGCCTTGCCAGCCCCAGTAGTGTCAAGGCCAGGCTTGTGGCCTTGGGTCACAAAGGAGTAGTGACAGACCCCAAAGGCTCTCCAAATGTACTGGTGTACAATGGAAGCGGCAGGTAG